The Erinaceus europaeus chromosome 13, mEriEur2.1, whole genome shotgun sequence genome segment CAGGGGACTCCTAGCTCCAGTACCCTGGACACAGACATGGTTTCTGGCATCATTAGAACTCCCAGGCTCCCGGGAAGCATCCCAGAGACTCTGCTCACCCACTGCAGCACAGAGCCAGGACAGGTAAGAAGCCGCTCTGAGGCAGAGGCACACAGATACCCAGAGTTGGGCACTGGCACAGCATCACACATGAACCAGAAACCAACATGTGTGGCCCCAGGGTTGTGGGACACCAGCACGCTAATACACATCCTCATGCAGCTATCACAAGCTAGGAACACATTCCTGGGAAAGAGACATACACTGGCATACTTTGGTAAAACATTCTCTTGCTAGGATACACATGCTTAGAGGCACAGGCATGCAGACATGTTTCACATGTACTCACATACCCTGTCTGTGTTTTTTCCCCTTGCTAGAATTCTAGTTCAGCACCCTGCTGGGCAAGCATCAACAGAGGGCGGGGCTATGTAGAGGGGACCCTGTGAGTGTACGGCTATGTGTGTCCATATGCAGCTGTCACTGTCTAACAGTGTAACTTTAGCCTTATGTAATGGGGATGTACCTCTTTGTGACACTGTGGTtgtttttctgtgtctgtgtAATTCTGGCAAGAACCATGTGTAGCTGTGTGTACTGTACCCATTTGTGTGAATGTGAATATAGATGACAGTGGTGGTTTGTGAATTTGAGTGGCTGTATTTTGTAgaccacttctttttaaaatatttttaaattatctttatttattggatagagacagccagaaatcgagagggtgggggcagacagagacagagagacacctgcagccctgcttcaccactcgtgaagctttccccctgcaagtggggacccggggatcaaacctgggtccttatgcattataacatgtgcattcaacatgTGCCACACCCAGCCCCCTGTAGACCACTTCTCttagtgtgtctctgtgtgtatgttcATGTGAATGTTAGCATATATGTGTGCTTCTCATTGTGTATGACACTGTAGATTGGAATCCACAGGCTGGCAGGGCtggtcctcccccacccccgtgtaCCCCCCCAGAGCCTACGGCCTGGGGTGGGGCCAGAAGGAACTGGACTGAATCTCCCATTCACTGACAGTTGTATTTACAGAGCTCCAAGTAGGACGTAATTGCTTCTATTAATCTTTCTCCGGTTGTTAATTGCTCACTTATCGGGTTGTGTATTATGCCGACTGTTGCTCTTAATTCGCCTCCATAGCTGCAGGTGTTTGCTGCCTTATTAACTGTTAATCGGCGCGGCTAGGGATGGAGACTTAATTGGCCCCCAGAGTGGGACACGGGCAGACCAGCCGGGCACTGCTAGTCTCTCAGCCTGTCCCTGGAACACTTACCTGTGGAGTACAGGTGGCTAGCAAGGGAGGAGTTGGCCCGCTGCCATCCTCAGGCAGACAGCAGCCCTGCATACAGCGGTGAGAGTGACAGCCGCAGGGTACGGCCATCACTATCACATAATCCTAGCTCCTCCAAGAAGTCAGCCAATCAGAAGCCGATGCCTACATCTCCCTCTTCATCACTAACAACCTTCCTCTATCCAGAATAGAAGCCAacctcatttattttaattatctgagCCTAATTGAGAACGAAGATATCAACACATAGTAGAACTGGTTCTCCTCTTTTCACACCTCTCCCGCCTCCCCTTTGAGCCCTTGCAGCACGAGCTGTCTGGGTTACAAACACACAGGGAAAAAGGAGGTGAAAGAAGGCATCtcaggagagatagctcacctgaaaggATGCCCACTGTGCCACACACATAAGCCAGATCCTAGCCCCTGGTATACCCCATGGGAATATTACAGGACTGAGAGAAGCTTTCATGCTATgtgatagctctctctctctctcttcctctctctctgtaaaggtcagcctggaacagtgaagcactggtaaagaataaagagaaaaaaaaaaaaaagaaggagaaaaagaaggtgcTTTTGTCAGTGTAGAAAGGTAAAATAAGACCAAGGGAGGACTTCCCAGCTACTGAAGAGTCCAAACAAGAGCAAGAACTTCCAGGAGTAGGTATACCGCACCCTCCCAGCCATGCCCCAGGGCTCTCTCGGCCTCTGCTATGGAAGTCCAGACAACAAGGGACCCACTCCCTGGATGACACTGATACAGACACAGAAGTGACAACAGGCTCCACAGAAGGCTGActtctgcttttctttccttgCCTCAAGCCACAGCAGAGGAACCACAGTTGTCCACAGTGGGGACACTGAGGTCCAGAAAGTGGGTGACCCAAAAGGTCCCATATCCTCTCTGGCAAAGGCTGAGATATGTGGCTCTCCAAGCAAAGTTTGGACCCTCCACTTCCTGTTAGTCTCTGCTCCAGCCAAAATATCTATTTCCATCCTGGAGGGCACCTCCTCCTTAGTTCTGATCTTAAAGCCTTTCAACCTCAGTGGATACTGCAATCACCTCAGGCTCTAGCACCTTAAGACAGGAAGGTAAAGTTTCTATAGAAACAGTCAGCCCCTGAGAAAGCATAAGAGTTGTGCTAGCTAAATAAGGGGTTGGGGGTCCGAGTTTCACCAACCTGCCCTCCAGTCTCCAAGAAAGATCACCAGGCAAAACAGTCCTTAATCTGTACTTGGAATCCAGCTTGCCCTGAATCTTGCTTGTCACATCTTGAGCTGCAAAGAAAGTTTGTGTGATGGTTGGTTCCTGGGAGGAGCTGGACTCCAGGGAAGGAAGGTGTAGCCTGCTACTGAAGGCCTACTGTGTGTCAGGAGCAGCAGCAGTGCCTATCTATGAAAGTGGCATTTCATTGACTTCTCACATAACTTGATAAATTAGGATTCAGTATTCCAGTCTACAGAGAAGTAAACTGAGCCACAGAGAGAACTTTGACCAAGGTCATATTCAGGAAAGGGGAGAATTGGGATTCCAGTCAGGCCTGATATTTGGGGTTAGGGGGTTTGAGTAGGGAGAGTGGGTATCTTTGGTCAGAGATACCTTAACAGGATTCATGCAAGTAGTTTCAGTCAGGTGATATGGGCCCCGGGAACCGGTGGTCATGATTACTGCTCGCCCATCCATCCCCAAATCTGGCCGTAGTAATAAGCAAAACACTCACGCAAGCGCAGCTCACGTGCCCATCGGATGGGAGAGCAGCAAATGGAACTATCCAGACATAGTTGCCCAAACAAGTTCCGGCCCCGCCTCTATGTTAATGACATGCAGATATATGCTAATTTCTATAGGCAACCGCTTGAGCCTTGGGGAGCAAAGGGGTGACACTGCATGGTTGCTGTGGAAACGCTGGGCCAACCTTGTCCCTCCCCACCGCAGATGCAAGTGCGTAGACatgtgcgcaaagacccagggttCCTCGCTCCAGCGCCCAGAGGATCACGGAGTGGCGAGGGTGTGAACCGGAAGGACCCCCGGAGACTGCGTCCAGCCCCGGGGAAGCTGAGGCCCCCAGAAAGTGGCGGAGAGGGCAGCGCCTGCGGCTGAGAGCTGGGAGGCCCTTCTGGTCCTTGGCGACTCCTACTCCACTCCGGCCTAGCAACGCGAGCCCCGCCCAGCGTTACTTAGCAACGACCATGGAACCTAGCAACCGCAGGGCACGCCCCCTAGCAACAGCTCACCCCAATCTGCGCTCCTGGCCTCTGCTGCCAAAAGGAAAGCAGGGGCTGGTGGACTGCTGCCAAAAGGTGGGTGGAGGCCTGTAGTAGCCCGCAGCCTCAGAGAAGACTGCAGGACTCCAGGGTTCTGTAGCAGTTCACTTCACCCGCGAGGGCTTAGGGGGCCGTGTTATCATCCCCATttacagagagggaaactgaaGTTCTGAAAAGAAGCCTCAGCCCAGAGAAGATCTCGTTCTTCCGAGTGTCCCAAGGAAGCATTAAGTACCCCTCCTTCTGTCTCCCGGGGGTGCGCAGCCGCTTCCCTCACACCTTACCCCAAGTGCCATAAAAGTACCCCAGCTAGCAGCTGTCGGTTTGCAGCTATTTGCCACGTTCACATACAGCACGGAGGCTCTGACTCCAACAAGCCCCTCCGAGTCGGGCAAGTTCCCCCACGGAGCCCTGCCCCAGTCCCTTTTGGCTCGCCTGCCCAGTTCCTTCTCTCCTGCTACCTATGCACCCCACCCTTCTTGCTTCCCGGCCCTTGAGCAAAATTCCCCACATCTCACCCCGCCCCCAGCTCAGCCTCCAGTCCTGCCAGCCCTGCCCTCCATCCCAAGGCCGAGAGCTCCCTCTACTGTCGGCCATGGGTAGAAAAGGCAGCTGAGCGCATGGGGCAGAGAAGAGGGACGCCAACAATCATTGTCCCATCCTTCCCGGCCCAGCTGGGTTCAGGGGACCACTGGTTCTTAAGCAGACTTTGAGAAAGGGTGTGCAGGAGGTATTTCAGGCCCCAGGTAACGAAGGGAGGAGGCCTCCTTGTAAGTTCTCTCTTTGAAGTCAGGCTCTGCTTCTGAGTGTTGGGTTAGCAAGCCAGAGGACAACTACTAGCTATTATCTGGTTGACTAACCAAGGCTCAGTCCTCAAGGTACACCCCGCAATACAATGCTTTACAATTGTAGTTGCTGTTAGATGCTCATTGCAGGCTCCAGGCAAAGCAGCACCATCCAACCCAAACAGCAGTCTCCCAACTCGCCCCCACTATCAAGACCTGTAGCCTTCTTCACCTGTAGTCTCTGGGAGCTGACAAGAGGACAAAAGAGGAAACCTGCAATATCGACTTCCTCAACAGCATCTGCACCCTGAGAACTACAGTCACATGCATACATGCAGTCCCTCAAAGATGTGCCTACAGAGGCATAAAGGAGGGGTGGGGCTACACTCCAAATATCTAAAGGGAAAACAATCTTGGTAGCGGAAAGTGATGCCACTGCAACTTGCTTTCCTTCCAAAAACAATCTTTGGAGGTCTACACCACTTCAGaaatctcactttctttctccacTTCCTAGCCCTGCCTTCTCATCTATCACTTCCTCCCCAATAATTTAGAATACTTGAAAAATGCTTCCAGAAGCCACCATGGCAACCACTGTGGCCTGGGCACATTTATGAGTCAGAACTTCAGGTAAGCATCTGGCAAGGTTGCCCCCTCCATCCCCAGCACAGAAATCAACCCACATAACCCCAACCCACACCTCGCCAGGTCCAGGATCTCTCTACCAGCCAGTAGATACAGATGCAACTTTCCAACATTTTTATTGAACCAAACATCAAGACCAAACAGACTATGAAACAGGAAACTCAAACAAGCAATGAGATGACCCTCCTCTTCCCctacacttctctctctccctggaacAGCTAGGGAAATTAAAACCCCTCTTCTGCTGGGTAATGAAGGTCAGGTCTCTGTAGGGAGAGGACACTCGGAGCCTGCTCCCTCTGCAGGGTCTAAGGAGGAGACAGGGGCTAGGTTGAGGGACTGTGCAACTGCAGGAGGCTGACAAAGGAGGCCAAGAATTCCAGGGGTTTCAGGGGACCTGGAAGATACTGTAGAGGATGAGAGGGTGGGCTTCTGGCCCAGGGACGTTAGTGAGGCTTGGAGCTGGTGGCTGATAGTCACCAGGGATTCAAGATGGCGGAGGAGGGCTTGGTGGGGACAGGAAGCCCCACAGAGGTGCTGATCATGGCTTTGGCAATTACCAGCTGATGCTGCTGAATGGTGATGCCAAgactgacaccaacctgattCAGTGGGGCACTGTCCATGCCCAGGGCCCTGCCAGGTCTCAGGCTCTCTCCACAGCCTCACTCTGCCTCTGGGGGGCCTCTGCCATGCACATATTCCCCTTGGAGTAAGGCTACCACTGTCCTGACTCTGCCTCAGGGCACCTCTTGGGGGAGGGCTGCTCTTTGGGGCCACACCTGACCTCCTGTCATCTGGCTGGTAGCACCGTGTCTGCACTTTCCTGTTGAAGGAAACCACCTTGCGAACTTTCCCCTTCAAAGGGCTGGACTCCGCTGAACCTGGAATCCCTGCCTTGGGCAGCAACACAGCCAGCAGCAGGCTTGAGTGAGTGACATCCAGAcctggagaaagagggaggaagagaccaAATATTTGGTAAAAGAGAGAACACAAACCCCGGAATCTGCATTCTGGCTGTCGCAGGAGGCCTATAGGTTAGATACCAAGAAGGGCTTTCTAGCAGTGAGATGGGGGATGGGAAGGAGTCCATGAGATGCTGAGAAAAGTAAGTGGGAGGGTGCATGTATCTCAGAAgattttctctaaaaaaaaaaaggtttttttcccctttgggctTTGTGAGAATTTTGGTGGCTAGGGTTAGGGAGGGGCATAGGACTTTGGTAGAGGGTATGTTGACTTGACATAAactgtgtgtgggtgtgaaagGACATCCCtaaaatcttgtaattttgtgaaacactgttaaatcactaatgaaaatgaaataagaaaGATTTGCTCAGCACACAAAAGGGTTCACTAGACTGAGGACAAGCATAGATGGCTTGACCTTAGACTCTTAAAGCCTTCCTCATTGTCCTCAAGATAGAAAGGCCAAGAACTCTGTCCATGGCTGGGCGCAGTTTCAACCCCTAAGCCCCAACACCCCCACCACCAAACACTTTTCTTGAGCCACTCTCGAGGTATCTACATACAGAGGCTACCAGTACAGCTGCTAAAAGCACTCCTCTTTACCTCATGTGACGCTATTAGTTCCTTGTGGGTGCTGCCTCTGTCCTATTGTGTCTGTGTCAAGTGTAGCTGTCCTGGAAGGTCTATTCAGGGTGGCTAATTGGAGACTGTAGTATGCTGGTTAGGAGCCCAGTGTCTGCAGTCACACCGCCTGGGTGTGAAACCTGGCTCTCTGTGACAGACTGGCTGTGTGACTCTGGACAAGTTGCCTGCCTTCTCcccacctcagtttcttcatatgTGAAAGGAAACACAATGAAGACTACCACCTGACAGGGTCATTTCAAGGGTTAGAGGAATTAAAAGCAACACTTTGAGGATACTATTGTCACACAGTAATACAACAGTCCAAGCTATTACAAGCTGTCACATTTGCCTGTCTCGGAAATTCTAAGACATGCCACCTCCAGTCAACTTTGTGTACAATAATGCCTAGTCTGGTCACCAAGTGAGGAGAGACAGGGTCTGAGGTGGCTACTGGGGTGCTTACCTGGGCCTCCAAGAGGGCGCAGCCGGGTGGGCAGGGGCTGGAAAGCAGGCAGGGGCAACAGGATCACACCCATGTGTTGCACAGCTGCCAGGCCATGGCGCTGCTTGTTGTTgaggtaggagtagagcaggtGGCAGTTCTGGGTATCCTGAGCCCTATGTGGGCAAAGTCTGACCACGCAGATGTCCTGCAATAGCAGGATAGACAGAGGCTTAGTACCCGTCATCTTTTGCTCCCAGCTTCACTCCTCAACTCATCTAAATCTTTGGGGAAGTACTTCCCCAAAGTACTGTGGAAGTACTAAGTACAAAGTACAAAGTACTAAGGAAGTACTGTGAGAAAGTACTTCCTTATTTTTctacgatgatgatgatgatggtaatgatgatggtttattggatacagagtgaaacagagggaagggaaagacagaaaggcagagatagagatctGCAACATtggttcatcacttgtgaatcttccccttgtaggtgaggattgggggcttgaacccaggttcttgcacattgtaactgatGCGCCACCTCCCCTCACAtccccagttttctttcttttcttttttttttttttaaagattttatttatttattcatgaagatagaaggagagagacagaaagaaccagacgtcactctggtacatgtgctgccggggattgaactcaggacctcatgcttgagaatccaacactttacccactgcgccacctcccagaccactccccaGTTTTCAAGAAGGTAAACAGAGGGCCTTGTCACAGTCTAGAAACTAGATGTGACTATCTTCCACCAGGCTCcaggggtggggacagggccagGAGGCAGTGCAGGGTCCAAGGGTAGGTAGTTACCTTGGCCTCAGCAGGGCAGACACTGGCCATAAGGTCCCAGACAGTGTTAGAGGGGATGCAGCCTGCTGAATGGATCACCTCAGGCAGGTCCTAGGAGCAGGTAGAACGGCCAGTCAATCCCCAAGATGCTAGCTAACTAGGGCAGCCTCAACAACCAGCCACCTGGAAGCCATGGTTAGTAGCACAGAGGACAAGCAGGAAAGAGCCCAGAAAGGTTGGTGGCTACCcttcccacccccgcccccgagACCTACAGCCTGTTTGGCTTAGTTCTATACAATATCCTCCCTCTTCCAATTTCACTCAAAACTCACTCTCAAAACCTTCTAGGTCAGGGAGTATCAGACTCCCCTCTAGAGTCCTTTTTCCCTTCTGCATGGGGCTATAGGACTACTTGATATACCTcttcaggagccaggcagtagtgcactgggttaagtgcacacagtgcaaagcacaaggacccatgcaaggatcctggtttgagcccctgactcctcacctgcagaggggctgcttcacaagtgatgaagctggtctgcaggtgtctttctttctctccccctctctatcttcccctcctctctcaatttctctctgccctatccaattaaaaaatggggaaaaatggcctccagaagcagtagattaatAGTGCtaacactgggccccagcaataaccctggaagcaaaaaattaaaaaaaaaaatttaagtataccCCTTCAGGAATGTATTCTCATTTGCCCCTGTGACTGGCACAGAACCAGACAGAAGAGTGTCAATAAACTTGTTTTAGAATGAGTGAAAGGATTGATGGGCATATGGGCAGATGGGTGGACTTGGGTGAGTAGCTGGTGGTTAGTGTGTGAGGGAGCTCCCGTGAGCAGGGCAGAAGTACCATGATGAGGCGACAGCTATGTCCAGAGACCAGCTGGGCCTTGGCCCGGAACCGCTTGATAGAGAACATGTCCACAGTACCCTCCCAAGGAGGCTGGCTAGGCAAGATCTTTGTGGGCCCAGCAGGCATCTGGAGCCtagaaggaaggacagagagacaggcagatcATTGGGACTGACCCCACTACCTCTTTCCTCTTCAGAGAAGATCCTAATTCCTCACTCTGAGTGTTGGAACAATGGAATATTCATTCAAGcatggcggtgtgtgtgtgtgtgtgtgtgtgtgtgtgtgtgtgtgtgtgtgtgtgtgtgatgggagcAGTAGACTGGGATGGTTAATAATACAGATGGGGAAAGTGAGGCACACAAAACTCTTAAGATTTGCCCAAGGCCAAAGAGAAAGCAAAACCCATGCAAAATCTGCACCCCCTCCCTGCATCTCCCCCACATACAGTGGCCCTACCCCCTTCCTGCCCTGCAGCCTCCCACACCTGTCCTGGGGCTCCCTAGGAGGCTTCTCCTTCGTCTGGGGCATCTCTGGAGAGGACATCAGGGCTGAGCTTAGGACTCTCTGGAAGATGTTGTCCTCCTTTCTCTTTGTGGCTTTGGAGTCTGGCAGCTCACATGAGGAGCCCCAGTCTGTAAAGCAGGCAGCAGCTGAAATAGATAGGCAGCTAGATTGGAACTGTTGCAAGACTTTAGAATCAGAGTTTCAaccaagttcttttctttttgctttttcgttcctcctcttcctcctccttttttttttttttttaacagtctgGCTCTtgtgcatgtttttttttcccccttcagggttatcactgggactgagtgcctgcaatacaaatccactgctcctggaggctatttttcccttttgttgtcctatcagtttttgttgttattattattgttgttgttattgctgtcattgttgttggataggacagagagaaatggagagaggaggggaagacagagagggggaaaagatagacacctgcacacctgcttcaccgcctgcgaagtgactcccctgcaggtggggagccgggggctcgaaccgggatccttatgcctgtacttgtggtttgtgccatgtgtgcttaacctgctgccccacCGCCCAGCCTCTCATGCATGCCTCCATACGCAGGGCCACTTTTCCAgtcagatagaaaggaagagagacggagaaacaccacagcaccagagcttcctccaataCCATAGCATCTCCCATATGGTGCCACCAGGGTTTATACCAAGGCTGCGTGCATGGCACAGCAGGCACTCTACCTGTTGAACTATCGCTCCTCCAGTCCCTTGAGCCAGATTCTTCTTGAGGTGTCCTAGGGCATAAGCATCCCCAAACGACCTACCTTCAAACCACAAATCCCCTGTGCTGCCAAGCCCCACACTCAGCCCCAGACTGCACACCACCCAGCAGCCTTCCCGCCTCTCTCCTACCTATGCAGATGCGGCAGTGGGGGTCTAAGAAGTGGTGCtcatgctgtgctgtgctgtcctggtGCTGCTCTGGGGTGTCCTTGGCCATGGCAGGCAGGGTCAGGGGGCTGCAGCCGATGGACACCATGGGTCCCTAAAGATGCACAGGAAAGAGGATGCACTGGGATACTTGGGACAGTAGCTGGGGAAGCCAGTAGTCGTCTGTGTGCAGGGCTATGGTTTTACTTTTCCAACTAATGCAGTTTTGCTGCAAAAGTATGATGAATTTGCTAAAAGAAAATTTggaagggcgggggagacagcataatggttatgcaaatagactctcatacctgaggctcctaaatcccaggttcaatcccccgccccaccataagccagagctgagcagtgttctggtgtgtgtgtgtgtcttcatctctctaaaaaataaaattaataaaaaaatttttaaaaaaagaaaaaagaaaatttggagaATAcagtttttgtttagttttgttttttagccaccagtgctattgttggggcttaatacctgcactacagatccactgctcacagagctcttatttatttattttatatgttttttttattatgataaaacagaaagaaatagggaggagagagagaggaagagagagaggcaggcctgcAGCCTGCTTgagcactcatgaaacttcccaccGTCCAGAAGGGCACCAAAGGTTCAAACTGGGGTCCTAGCACAAAGTGACTGGTGTGCTTTACCAGTCACaacactgccaggcccctgaaaATACGAATATGgatatcttaaaatatttatttatttatttattggatagagacagagaaattcagaggagagggaaagagacagagagacacctgtagccctgcttcattactcaggaagcttcacccctgaagatgggggccgggggcttgaaccagggtccttgtgcactataatgtgtgcgcttaaccagatgtaccaccacctgcccccccgaaagtatatttttccccttttgttgctcttgttgttttatcattgttgtggttattattgtcattgttgttatggatgccattgttgttggataggacagagagaaatggagagaggaggggaagacagagagggggagagaaagatagacacctgcagacctgcttcactgcttgtgaagcaacccctgcaggtggggagccaggggctcgaactgggatccttttttttaaattttatttatttattcccttttgttgcccttgttgttttattgttgtagttattattgttgtcgtcgtcgttggataggacagagagaaacggagagaggaggggaagacagagagggggagagaaagatagacacctgcagacctgcttcaccgcctgtgaagcgactcccctgcaggtggggagccggggttcgaactgggacccttatgcctgtccttgtgctttgcgccacctgcgcttaacccgctgcactacagcccgactccccgaactgggatccttatgcacatccttgcgcttcgtgccatgtgcacttaacctgctgcactaccgcccaactcctgaaaatatttctttgaaacCCACcagcttgggagtcaggcagtagtgcagcgagttaagcgcaggtggcgcaaagcacaaggaccagcgtaagaatcccagtttgagcctccggctccccacttgcaggggagtcgcttcacaggcggtgaagcaggtctgcaggtgtctctctttctctccccctttctgtcttcccctcctctctccatttctctctgtcatatccaacaacaacatcaataacaataattactacaacaataaaacaacaagggcaacaaaagggaagaaagaaagaaagaaagaaagaaaaaatattttttaaaaaaaaccaccccctgtgccaccacttggaGACAAATGTTAACATTCTGGGTATGTCTTTATTATGGTTCTTCTCTACAGAGGGTTTAGGGGTGGGGTCCCTTTGCTAAAATATCCAGGATCAAATGTTGACACTCACACTTCCTTTTTTCCCATAACTCATAGTGGAGGTAGCTGTCATATTTATAATATAGTTCCTATAGACATCAGAGTCATGAGTCACTTAATGACAGGGATGCTTTGCATCATTAAGCAATTTCACGGCTGTGTTAACGTCATAAAATGGATTTGCACAGGTCTAGGTGGTGTAGCCTATGACACAGTCAGGCTGCTAGAGAGACTGCCCTCATACATGACATCTGTTTCTGACTGAAACATCGTTCTGTGGCACATGGCTGTCCTTCAACAGGACAGACTGTACTGCAATATCACCTCTGTTCCCAGGTAACAGGTCACTCCCAGGTTTCCACTGTCACAAACAGTACAGAGGACATCCTTGTGTAGAAAGAATTTTCTAAATTACCAGTTACTTCCTGCAGACAGTACTCAGACCCAAAGAGAGAATCAGGGAGAATAAAAACTTTTAAGATTCCTGATGCTTGTTGCCAAGTCATCTTTTTTACTCATCACAGGCCAGTGTTACCTACAAAGAAAACACTGGGGGAGATTTAAGGTTTTAGAACTCTATTTTTGCTTTATAAGCCACATCCATGGAGTGCCAAGGCACAAGTTGTAGATCACACAGCCTGGGTTCATGTCCCAGCTCCCCCATCAACTGAAGGGCCTGGGGAATATGACTTCAGACTAGGAAGCTGGCACCTCCAACCATGTAGGTCACTGTGAGGTGTGTATGAGGCTTGACATGTAAAAGGGCCACACAGCATGGCTTAGAAAGGGAGTGAAGACAGGGCCTTAACAAGGACTAAAA includes the following:
- the SPOCD1 gene encoding SPOC domain-containing protein 1 isoform X2; translation: MQEVLWNRLQELPDLVLSEETVEGIAAGIEAALFRLTRATNSHYKAKYRSLLFNLRDPRNLDLLLKVLHGDVTPHSLVRMNSIQMAPQDLARWRHQEEKRGLEIIEQQQKEPRSLPASKLTHKGEVEIPRDTDQMGMQEDLVGPMVSIGCSPLTLPAMAKDTPEQHQDSTAQHEHHFLDPHCRICIAAACFTDWGSSCELPDSKATKRKEDNIFQRVLSSALMSSPEMPQTKEKPPREPQDRLQMPAGPTKILPSQPPWEGTVDMFSIKRFRAKAQLVSGHSCRLIMDICVVRLCPHRAQDTQNCHLLYSYLNNKQRHGLAAVQHMGVILLPLPAFQPLPTRLRPLGGPGLDVTHSSLLLAVLLPKAGIPGSAESSPLKGKVRKVVSFNRKVQTRCYQPDDRRSGVAPKSSPPPRGALRQSQDSGSLTPRGICAWQRPPRGRVRLWREPETWQGPGHGQCPTESGWCQSWHHHSAASAGNCQSHDQHLCGASCPHQALLRHLESLVTISHQLQASLTSLGQKPTLSSSTVSSRSPETPGILGLLCQPPAVAQSLNLAPVSSLDPAEGAGSECPLPTET